The Engystomops pustulosus unplaced genomic scaffold, aEngPut4.maternal MAT_SCAFFOLD_195, whole genome shotgun sequence genome includes a window with the following:
- the CUNH2orf81 gene encoding uncharacterized protein C2orf81 homolog isoform X1 translates to MPRAAASKSRGDKSRSVTVAPLPQVSVDIIPGRFTEDDWMTMVGAEDGEDVVGDIVDSLIDRVMEECLMVHLQSQLIPYTVGQARDAMLQIVQWTFVPRDEGDVDLDTGKDWREEPLPCPHDSWAQGCVPVTQHVLTPRSSQSQQGPPQHLAIPEEESLQDITPPEPEKSPPASSEEQTTPPEAETKRASEPTRKPTPPAAPPKNRPGYRPHRGPLPSAGLKNITKSLEETEKEMFLEQLVREEGVTSENLLPTSLHNILKIQLGRPPQKKDVMYDDAGNVLSMPKVAISRLPQHHVRPRIQVLDVSRESTDNDTRRRNRQNLRKGKEARKASPVIGTRVCSFSNDPPHLHSTRAEDLPGRASMPAAIHLDTMPLTHGVILRLGDSTERGSVYSLQQRERAQTERGELRPIQAAIPHPNLRVEQLLRNNIPQVQPLVSFMSH, encoded by the exons ATGCCTCGTGCAGCCGCCTCTAAGTCTCGTGGTGACAAGTCGCGGTCAGTGACTGTAGCCCCCCTCCCACAAGTCAGTGTGGACATCATACCGGGGCGCTTCACCGAGGACGACTGGATGACCATGGTAGGTGCTGAAGATGGAGAAGATGTGGTGGGAGACATTGTAGACTCTCTGATTGACCGCGTCATGGAGGAGTGCCTCATGGTCCATCTCCAGAGCCAG CTGATCCCGTACACGGTCGGTCAGGCCAGAGACGCCATGCTGCAGATCGTACAGTGGACATTTGTTCCCAGAGATGAAGGGGACGTTGACCTGGATACAGGGAAGGACTGGCGAGAAGAACCACTACCTTGTCCACATGACTCGTGGGCACAGGGGTGTGTGCCAGTCACCCAGCACGTCCTCACACCCCGCTCCAGCCAGTCTCAG CAGGGACCACCCCAACACCTTGCCATCCCAGAAGAAGAGTCACTGCAGGACATAACACCCCCGGAGCCTGAGAAGAGTCCTCCCGCATCCTCCGAGGAGCAGACCACCCCACCAGAGGCAGAGACCAAGAGAGCATCTGAGCCAACCAGAAAGCcaactcctcctgctgctcctccaaAGAACAGGCCTGGATATCGTCCCCATCGCGGTCCCCTGCCCTCCGCTGGCCTGAAGAACATCACAAAGTCCCTGGAGGAGACAGAGAAGGAGATGTTCCTGGAGCAGCTGGTCAGGGAGGAAGGTGTGACAAGCGAGAACCTCCTCCCCACCTCCTTACACAACATCCTGAAGATCCAGCTGGGCAGACCTCCCCAGAAGAAGGACGTCATGTATGATGATGCAGGCAATGTCCTGTCCATGCCCAAGGTGGCCATCTCCCGGCTGCCCCAGCATCATGTCCGACCCCGCATACAGGTCCTAGATGTCAGCAGGGAATCTACAGACAACGATACACGGAGGAGGAACCGACAGAATCTCAGAAAGGGCAAGGAGGCAAGAAAGGCGTCTCCTGTTATAGGGACACGGGTCTGCTCCTTCTCAAATGATCCCCCTCACCTGCACTCCACCAGAGCAGAGGACCTTCCAGGCAGGGCCTCCATGCCAGCTGCCATACATTTAGACACCATGCCACTGACTCATGGGGTGATCCTGAGACTGGGGGACAGCACAGAACGGGGGTCCGTGTATAGCCTGCAGCAGAGGGAGCGTGCCCAAACGGAGAGGGGGGAACTAAGGCCCATTCAAGCCGCCATCCCCCACCCCAACCTCCGCGTGGAGCAGCTTCTCAGGAACAACATCCCCCAGGTGCAGCCGCTTGTCTCCTTCATGTCACATTGA
- the CUNH2orf81 gene encoding uncharacterized protein C2orf81 homolog isoform X2 — translation MPRAAASKSRGDKSRSVTVAPLPQVSVDIIPGRFTEDDWMTMVGAEDGEDVVGDIVDSLIDRVMEECLMVHLQSQLIPYTVGQARDAMLQIVQWTFVPRDEGDVDLDTGKDWREEPLPCPHDSWAQGCVPVTQHVLTPRSSQSQGPPQHLAIPEEESLQDITPPEPEKSPPASSEEQTTPPEAETKRASEPTRKPTPPAAPPKNRPGYRPHRGPLPSAGLKNITKSLEETEKEMFLEQLVREEGVTSENLLPTSLHNILKIQLGRPPQKKDVMYDDAGNVLSMPKVAISRLPQHHVRPRIQVLDVSRESTDNDTRRRNRQNLRKGKEARKASPVIGTRVCSFSNDPPHLHSTRAEDLPGRASMPAAIHLDTMPLTHGVILRLGDSTERGSVYSLQQRERAQTERGELRPIQAAIPHPNLRVEQLLRNNIPQVQPLVSFMSH, via the exons ATGCCTCGTGCAGCCGCCTCTAAGTCTCGTGGTGACAAGTCGCGGTCAGTGACTGTAGCCCCCCTCCCACAAGTCAGTGTGGACATCATACCGGGGCGCTTCACCGAGGACGACTGGATGACCATGGTAGGTGCTGAAGATGGAGAAGATGTGGTGGGAGACATTGTAGACTCTCTGATTGACCGCGTCATGGAGGAGTGCCTCATGGTCCATCTCCAGAGCCAG CTGATCCCGTACACGGTCGGTCAGGCCAGAGACGCCATGCTGCAGATCGTACAGTGGACATTTGTTCCCAGAGATGAAGGGGACGTTGACCTGGATACAGGGAAGGACTGGCGAGAAGAACCACTACCTTGTCCACATGACTCGTGGGCACAGGGGTGTGTGCCAGTCACCCAGCACGTCCTCACACCCCGCTCCAGCCAGTCTCAG GGACCACCCCAACACCTTGCCATCCCAGAAGAAGAGTCACTGCAGGACATAACACCCCCGGAGCCTGAGAAGAGTCCTCCCGCATCCTCCGAGGAGCAGACCACCCCACCAGAGGCAGAGACCAAGAGAGCATCTGAGCCAACCAGAAAGCcaactcctcctgctgctcctccaaAGAACAGGCCTGGATATCGTCCCCATCGCGGTCCCCTGCCCTCCGCTGGCCTGAAGAACATCACAAAGTCCCTGGAGGAGACAGAGAAGGAGATGTTCCTGGAGCAGCTGGTCAGGGAGGAAGGTGTGACAAGCGAGAACCTCCTCCCCACCTCCTTACACAACATCCTGAAGATCCAGCTGGGCAGACCTCCCCAGAAGAAGGACGTCATGTATGATGATGCAGGCAATGTCCTGTCCATGCCCAAGGTGGCCATCTCCCGGCTGCCCCAGCATCATGTCCGACCCCGCATACAGGTCCTAGATGTCAGCAGGGAATCTACAGACAACGATACACGGAGGAGGAACCGACAGAATCTCAGAAAGGGCAAGGAGGCAAGAAAGGCGTCTCCTGTTATAGGGACACGGGTCTGCTCCTTCTCAAATGATCCCCCTCACCTGCACTCCACCAGAGCAGAGGACCTTCCAGGCAGGGCCTCCATGCCAGCTGCCATACATTTAGACACCATGCCACTGACTCATGGGGTGATCCTGAGACTGGGGGACAGCACAGAACGGGGGTCCGTGTATAGCCTGCAGCAGAGGGAGCGTGCCCAAACGGAGAGGGGGGAACTAAGGCCCATTCAAGCCGCCATCCCCCACCCCAACCTCCGCGTGGAGCAGCTTCTCAGGAACAACATCCCCCAGGTGCAGCCGCTTGTCTCCTTCATGTCACATTGA